In the genome of Streptomyces sp. Tu 3180, the window GCCTGCTTTTCCACCGCAACCCCGACGGCACGACGACCGGCCGCAACGACGTCACCGGGTTCACGGTGACGCACACCGACGAAGAGGAGGTGAAGAGGCTGCTGTACGAGGACGCGGGGTGGGAGTACACGCCGCCACCGCCTCCGGTGCCGCCCGGCTTCCACCGGTTCTCGCTGGTGCACGACGAGTTCCGGGCCGCCGGGTTCGGGGACGAGCGGTACGCGGGGCTGCGGGCGCGTCCGCCGGAGGGGTGCGTGCCGGTCGACCGGGGGTGCTTCGCCCTGGAGTGCGAGCGCCCGGGGAGGACCCTCCTGGACGCGGTCGCCGGCACCGTCGCGGAGGTCCGCCGCGAGCACGGGCTGGTGATGAACGGCCTGGGTGTCGAGAAGCCGGGGGAGTGGTTCGACGCCGACGACAAGAACGGGTACGCGGCGCAGACCGTCGCGCACCTGGTGCTGACGGCGGCCCACCGGGCCCGCCTGCTCGGTTACGGGCGCAAGGACGTGGCCCGGCTGCTCGACGCGGCGGGCGTCGAGTAGCCGGTGGGGTGACGAGGCGGGGGCGACGCGGCGGGGTGGCGGGGCCGCCGGTGGTCGCCGGGGGGTCAGCAGTCCCTGAACTCCGGTGACTGGTTCAGCACCTGTGCCCGCACCGAGGTGAACCGCCCGTGCGTCTTTCCACCCCTCGCCTCCGGACGGAACGCCGCCACCCGGTGGCAGTTCTGGAAGGCCAGGGCCACGCCGAAGTGGCGCTCCAGACTGCCGCGGATCGCGTCGCTGGCGAGGGCGCGCAGCAGCTGCCCCCGTTCCCCCTCCGAGGGCGGAGGAGTCCGGTTGTCGGTGAAGTCGGCGTCGCCGTCCCGCAGTTCGGCGGCGAGGGAGGCGATCAGGTCGTAG includes:
- a CDS encoding SCO5389 family protein codes for the protein MSLDVSPKLLTEAEHGDIREEDFVDTVRTSLPYAYDLIASLAAELRDGDADFTDNRTPPPSEGERGQLLRALASDAIRGSLERHFGVALAFQNCHRVAAFRPEARGGKTHGRFTSVRAQVLNQSPEFRDC